A region from the Salifodinibacter halophilus genome encodes:
- a CDS encoding transporter substrate-binding domain-containing protein has protein sequence MATLVWNAAAAADQSSQSKPTLTAALVASFVPFEMKKKGDDRITGFDVDILKNVAKRAGFDYRVRSLDFKGIIPALQTGSADIALAGISITQEREKVIDFSDSYYLSGLKLLVRDGDSSIQKLADLAGHTVATKIGSTSYEYLQSHLDDRAKIKPYPNSSSMYLALMSGSVDAVFYDAPNVAYFARTKGKGKVHMVGKLRAGQPYGIAFPQGSKWVEPVNKALAAMHQDGTYARIYKKWFDKEPPKQQTASE, from the coding sequence ATGGCGACACTGGTGTGGAACGCGGCCGCGGCCGCCGATCAGTCCAGCCAATCCAAGCCGACGCTAACTGCCGCCTTGGTCGCCAGTTTTGTGCCTTTTGAAATGAAGAAAAAAGGCGATGACCGCATCACTGGATTTGATGTCGATATCCTGAAAAACGTCGCCAAACGGGCCGGGTTCGATTATCGAGTCCGTTCACTGGACTTTAAAGGCATCATCCCGGCGCTGCAGACCGGCAGTGCCGATATCGCGCTGGCCGGCATCAGCATTACGCAAGAACGCGAGAAAGTGATCGATTTCTCCGATTCATACTACCTGTCTGGCCTTAAACTCTTGGTCCGTGATGGCGACTCAAGCATCCAGAAACTCGCCGATCTGGCGGGTCACACGGTAGCAACCAAAATCGGTTCGACGAGCTATGAATACCTGCAGTCGCACCTCGACGACAGGGCCAAAATTAAGCCTTATCCTAATAGTTCCAGTATGTATCTGGCGTTGATGTCGGGCAGCGTGGATGCTGTGTTCTACGACGCGCCCAATGTTGCCTACTTTGCACGTACCAAAGGTAAGGGCAAGGTACATATGGTGGGTAAGCTACGCGCTGGCCAGCCCTACGGCATTGCGTTTCCGCAGGGCAGCAAGTGGGTCGAGCCGGTGAACAAGGCATTGGCCGCGATGCATCAGGATGGCACCTACGCTCGCATCTATAAAAAATGGTTCGACAAGGAACCGCCCAAACAACAGACGGCCTCGGAGTAA
- a CDS encoding amino acid ABC transporter permease, whose amino-acid sequence MQFDWHAAIASIPALLTGVPWTLLISFSGLAIGFVIGIVFGLSRISPAAPLRWLATTYIEIFRGTPVLVQVLFIFYGLPQVIGGPINAVVAGVAAIAVNAGAYIAEIVRGGVVSVDAGQNEAGLSLGLGRAQTFWTIIWPQALRRMIPALGNQAIISIKDTSLFSVIGVGELVRQGQIYIATTFDAMEVYFMVAVLYLVITLSLSAALRLLERRGVVGA is encoded by the coding sequence ATGCAATTTGACTGGCACGCCGCAATCGCGAGCATCCCGGCGCTGCTGACCGGTGTGCCGTGGACATTGCTGATCTCGTTTTCGGGGCTGGCGATCGGATTCGTGATCGGCATCGTTTTCGGCCTGTCGCGGATCAGTCCGGCAGCGCCGCTGCGTTGGTTGGCCACGACTTATATCGAGATCTTTCGTGGCACACCAGTGCTCGTACAGGTGCTGTTCATCTTCTATGGGCTGCCGCAAGTCATCGGCGGACCGATCAACGCCGTCGTGGCGGGCGTGGCCGCTATCGCGGTCAACGCCGGAGCCTATATCGCCGAAATCGTGCGCGGCGGCGTGGTGTCGGTCGACGCGGGTCAGAACGAAGCCGGCCTGTCGTTGGGACTCGGCCGTGCGCAGACCTTCTGGACGATCATCTGGCCGCAGGCGTTGCGACGCATGATCCCGGCGCTTGGCAATCAGGCCATCATCAGTATCAAGGACACGTCGCTTTTTTCGGTTATTGGCGTCGGCGAATTGGTACGCCAGGGTCAGATCTATATCGCGACCACGTTCGATGCCATGGAGGTCTATTTTATGGTGGCGGTGCTGTATCTGGTAATCACACTCAGCTTGTCGGCCGCGCTGCGTTTGCTTGAGCGGCGTGGCGTGGTTGGTGCGTGA
- a CDS encoding amino acid ABC transporter ATP-binding protein: protein MAQSDDTQGPIVSLSGVDKYFGDARALAEIDLSVAAGEVVVVIGASGSGKSTLIRCVNGLESFQKGRLDVAGYTLTPDSGAQSVLPAVRRSVGMVFQQFNLFPHRSVLANVTLAPQKVQGQSAAQATETADRLLRRVGIADQRDKYPAQLSGGQQQRVAIARALAMNPRLMLFDEPTSALDPEMIGEVLDVVRELAAEGMTMMIVTHEMGFAREVADRAVFVHDGRIMEQGRPQQVFDNPTEPRTAEFLSRVLHH from the coding sequence ATGGCGCAAAGCGACGACACGCAGGGCCCGATCGTTTCTTTAAGCGGCGTCGATAAATATTTCGGCGATGCCCGTGCGCTAGCCGAAATCGACCTGAGCGTGGCCGCCGGTGAAGTCGTCGTGGTGATCGGGGCCAGCGGTTCCGGTAAATCGACGTTGATCCGGTGCGTCAATGGCCTGGAGAGCTTCCAGAAGGGGCGCCTCGATGTTGCCGGGTACACGTTAACGCCGGACAGTGGCGCACAATCGGTGCTGCCCGCGGTGCGGCGCTCGGTGGGCATGGTGTTTCAGCAGTTCAATCTGTTCCCGCACCGATCCGTGTTGGCCAATGTCACGCTGGCACCACAAAAGGTCCAAGGCCAATCCGCCGCGCAGGCGACCGAAACCGCGGATCGGCTGCTGCGTCGTGTCGGCATCGCCGATCAACGCGACAAATATCCGGCACAACTGTCCGGCGGGCAGCAACAGCGCGTGGCGATCGCGCGTGCCCTGGCCATGAATCCGCGCCTGATGCTTTTTGACGAGCCGACCTCGGCACTGGATCCGGAAATGATCGGCGAAGTGCTCGATGTCGTACGCGAATTGGCCGCCGAGGGCATGACCATGATGATTGTCACGCACGAAATGGGGTTTGCGCGCGAAGTCGCCGATCGTGCGGTGTTTGTACACGACGGTCGGATCATGGAACAGGGCCGCCCCCAGCAGGTGTTCGATAATCCGACGGAGCCCCGGACAGCCGAATTCCTGTCACGCGTGCTGCACCACTGA
- a CDS encoding DMT family transporter encodes MSSATHRLAVVTNDIHARRAFYILIVGAVFISFAPIFVRLSTIGMLPTAFWRAVLAVPGLVIAAAMTPNKRNLRRTPARASDVGWFAVAGFMFAGDLGTWHFAIQYTSVADATLFPNTAPIFVAIFSFALFGTRFAPKFLFGMAIALIGVTLLLGLSINVDHEHLVGDALGLSTAMFYAGYFLAVARLRGEYTTPCVMAGTMIFTALFLAPAAWLAGTPALPASAAAWLPLIGLALLSQTLGQGLIAYAFAFLPPAFGAITLLIQPVLATAIAWLAFNEAVGGTQAAGIAIVLTGVLLARRGALRS; translated from the coding sequence ATGAGTTCAGCGACCCACCGTCTCGCCGTCGTTACCAACGACATACACGCACGACGTGCCTTCTACATATTGATCGTGGGCGCAGTATTCATCTCGTTCGCGCCGATATTCGTGCGACTTTCCACCATCGGTATGCTGCCAACGGCGTTCTGGCGCGCGGTGCTGGCCGTCCCCGGCCTCGTGATCGCGGCCGCCATGACGCCGAACAAACGCAACCTGAGACGCACGCCGGCACGGGCTTCGGATGTTGGTTGGTTTGCGGTGGCTGGCTTCATGTTCGCCGGCGATCTCGGCACCTGGCACTTCGCCATCCAATATACGTCAGTAGCCGATGCCACACTCTTTCCAAATACCGCGCCCATCTTCGTCGCGATTTTTTCCTTCGCACTGTTCGGGACACGCTTTGCGCCCAAGTTTTTATTCGGCATGGCCATCGCTCTGATCGGGGTTACCCTGCTGCTTGGGCTTAGCATCAACGTCGACCACGAGCACCTGGTCGGCGACGCTCTCGGCCTATCCACGGCCATGTTCTACGCCGGCTATTTCCTGGCCGTGGCACGGCTGCGCGGTGAGTACACGACGCCGTGTGTGATGGCCGGGACCATGATCTTCACCGCACTTTTCCTAGCGCCAGCAGCATGGCTAGCGGGCACGCCCGCACTGCCGGCCAGTGCCGCGGCCTGGCTACCGTTGATCGGTTTGGCACTATTATCGCAGACGCTCGGGCAAGGACTTATTGCCTACGCGTTCGCGTTTCTGCCACCGGCGTTTGGCGCTATCACGCTGCTGATCCAGCCTGTGTTAGCCACGGCAATCGCATGGCTGGCCTTCAACGAAGCCGTCGGCGGCACACAGGCCGCAGGCATTGCCATTGTGCTTACCGGCGTACTGCTGGCGCGCCGCGGGGCGCTGCGCTCGTAA
- a CDS encoding ABC transporter permease, whose protein sequence is MANHAAATVAVFSITSPGIWTLNGIFSMALLGVEIGIIALGQTFVINTGAIDLSVGGMYALSQVAMALLIHTDLPWPLAVAAGILVGTLLGAINGLAVVVFAVPAIIVTLATMFAYQGLALVVTGGVNVSNLPESFLWFGQGTLFDIPVQLLLIYLPLLIVFGWIQHRSRFGRELYLAGTNSLAARLSGIRVDRVYLRVFMIAGGLSAVAGVIDAARLIMHGRTPACRPI, encoded by the coding sequence ATGGCCAACCACGCGGCGGCTACGGTGGCGGTGTTCTCCATAACGAGCCCCGGTATATGGACGCTGAACGGCATCTTCAGCATGGCGCTTTTGGGTGTGGAGATCGGAATCATTGCGCTGGGCCAGACATTCGTGATTAATACCGGTGCGATCGATCTTTCGGTCGGCGGCATGTATGCCCTGTCGCAGGTTGCGATGGCGCTGCTGATACACACTGATCTGCCGTGGCCGCTCGCCGTTGCCGCCGGCATTCTGGTTGGCACGTTACTCGGCGCGATTAACGGCTTGGCCGTGGTCGTGTTCGCTGTACCGGCGATCATCGTCACGCTGGCGACCATGTTTGCCTATCAAGGCCTAGCGTTGGTCGTGACCGGCGGCGTCAACGTATCCAATCTACCCGAGTCGTTTTTGTGGTTCGGTCAAGGCACGCTATTCGACATCCCGGTTCAACTGCTGCTTATTTACTTGCCGCTTTTGATCGTGTTCGGTTGGATACAACACCGTAGCCGTTTCGGCCGCGAACTCTATTTGGCCGGCACGAACAGTCTCGCTGCGCGGTTGTCGGGCATTCGCGTGGATCGTGTCTATCTACGTGTCTTCATGATTGCGGGCGGTTTGTCCGCCGTGGCTGGTGTCATCGATGCGGCACGGCTCATAATGCACGGCCGGACGCCGGCATGTCGGCCAATCTAG
- a CDS encoding glycerate kinase, with the protein MSSPRVVLAPDSFKGSLDAPAVANALADGIRSVAPQSDIVRAPMADGGEGTLACVAAACDGRWRSVTMTGIHGRPVTADWYQGVDGTAYIESAAVLGLPLITHTSDAPSIWHRSSAPLGALIRHVLDAGCISLVVALGGSACNDAGLGLLTELGLCAFDTNDKAVADGPADLLRLARIEHCALADWRQDIDVRVLCDVDNPLLGERGATYVFGPQKGLDDTDLASVDTAFARFVDQLGADESSRRPGAGAAGGLGFALATLGATLEPGGDGLLELTGLRDALPEADYVITGEGRTDAQTLAGKTALAIARAADPAPTVLVSGAIDEAVRPRLAAEFSACYSLAEQSGSIDAAQADTAYWLREVGRDWVT; encoded by the coding sequence GTGAGTTCGCCACGCGTTGTCCTCGCGCCGGATAGTTTCAAGGGGAGTCTGGATGCACCGGCAGTTGCCAACGCACTGGCCGACGGCATCCGGTCTGTCGCGCCTCAGTCGGATATCGTGCGAGCACCGATGGCTGATGGCGGCGAAGGCACGCTGGCTTGTGTCGCGGCAGCATGCGATGGCCGGTGGCGATCGGTCACCATGACCGGCATTCACGGCCGGCCCGTTACCGCCGATTGGTACCAAGGTGTCGATGGCACGGCCTACATCGAGTCCGCTGCGGTCCTAGGCCTGCCATTGATCACGCACACCTCGGATGCACCATCGATATGGCATCGCAGCAGCGCGCCACTCGGCGCACTCATACGCCATGTGCTGGATGCCGGCTGTATATCGCTCGTCGTGGCGTTGGGCGGTAGCGCCTGCAACGATGCGGGTCTCGGGCTGCTGACCGAGCTTGGCCTGTGTGCTTTCGATACGAATGACAAAGCGGTCGCCGACGGCCCGGCCGATCTGTTGCGGTTGGCTCGAATCGAGCACTGCGCCTTGGCGGATTGGCGACAGGACATCGACGTGCGGGTGCTTTGCGATGTCGACAATCCGCTGCTGGGCGAACGCGGTGCGACGTATGTCTTCGGGCCGCAGAAAGGTCTCGACGATACCGATCTCGCCAGCGTCGACACGGCCTTCGCGCGTTTTGTGGACCAACTGGGCGCCGATGAATCGAGTCGCCGGCCCGGTGCGGGAGCAGCTGGTGGCCTGGGGTTCGCGCTGGCCACGCTCGGGGCGACACTCGAGCCAGGTGGAGACGGTTTGCTGGAGCTGACCGGGCTACGGGACGCACTTCCCGAAGCGGATTATGTGATTACTGGTGAGGGTCGCACCGACGCCCAGACCCTGGCCGGCAAGACCGCCCTGGCGATTGCCCGTGCCGCTGATCCGGCACCGACCGTGCTCGTGTCGGGTGCTATCGACGAGGCAGTACGTCCGCGGCTAGCAGCCGAGTTTAGCGCCTGTTACAGCTTGGCCGAGCAAAGTGGCAGTATCGATGCTGCACAAGCCGACACGGCATATTGGCTCCGCGAGGTTGGCCGGGATTGGGTAACCTGA
- a CDS encoding (Fe-S)-binding protein, giving the protein MHIGLFVPCFIDAFYPKVGIATLELLERLGCRVDYPFDQTCCGQPMVNAGCHAEAAATEQLFVDNFAAYDAIVAPSGSCVHQVRDNLTAIEQTPAVKHVRENTFELVEYLHDVLEVEAFPWACFPHRVGYHDSCNTLRHLGHGKPSELYGPSFSKPRTMLSKVEGVELVTPDRPDECCGFGGTFSATEPEVSGQMGRDKIADHGRAGADYIVSADTSCLMHQAGCAKRIGAGIQFRHIAEILNGANA; this is encoded by the coding sequence GTGCACATCGGTCTGTTCGTTCCCTGTTTTATCGACGCGTTCTATCCGAAAGTCGGCATCGCCACGTTGGAGCTTCTCGAGCGCCTCGGTTGTCGTGTCGACTACCCGTTCGATCAAACCTGCTGTGGCCAGCCGATGGTCAATGCCGGCTGCCACGCGGAAGCTGCGGCCACGGAACAACTGTTTGTGGATAATTTCGCCGCGTATGACGCGATTGTCGCGCCTAGTGGTTCTTGCGTGCATCAGGTGCGCGATAACTTGACCGCGATCGAGCAGACGCCAGCGGTCAAGCATGTGCGCGAGAACACGTTCGAGTTGGTCGAATATTTGCACGACGTGCTGGAAGTTGAGGCTTTCCCCTGGGCGTGCTTTCCGCATCGGGTGGGGTATCACGATTCCTGCAATACGCTGCGCCATCTGGGCCATGGCAAGCCCAGCGAGCTGTATGGGCCATCGTTCTCGAAACCGCGCACGATGTTGAGCAAAGTCGAAGGTGTTGAGCTCGTCACCCCGGATCGGCCTGATGAATGCTGCGGCTTCGGTGGCACCTTTTCGGCGACCGAGCCGGAGGTCTCCGGTCAAATGGGACGCGACAAGATCGCCGATCACGGCCGCGCCGGCGCCGATTACATTGTGTCGGCCGATACCTCCTGCCTGATGCACCAAGCCGGCTGCGCCAAACGTATCGGGGCCGGTATCCAATTCCGCCATATCGCGGAAATCTTGAACGGAGCCAATGCTTGA
- a CDS encoding lactate utilization protein, translating into MASDNGANATSEAQPRPAKPGAGKRVDHAAGARQFLAATEHAESHDERVWAMRQRRDAAVETIPEWEELRDLASQIKTHALTHLDEYLEQFEANAKANGIHVHWAADAADHNRIVHEIFQENGVQRVIKSKSMLMEECGFRQYMDAAGFDMIETDLGERIQQLDDEDPSHVVVPAVHKMRSDVSQVFSKTLDSDPGNDDAHYLTEHQRQATRPLILDADAGMTGANFAIAETGGFVVCTNEGNADLSANVPNLHVASIGIEKVVPRVEDMGVFIRMLSRSALGSPITQYTSHFRGPKPGGETHIVLVDNGRSERLGSEKFWSALKCIRCGACMNTCPVFRRSGGLSYGATYTGPLGLILDPSIDARRYSNLPFASTLNGSCTNVCPVKINIHEQIFEWRKVLAEDKQVPWTKRSSLAAAGRVLASPKSYRAALKTAHSALHYLPDWAIYNRLNAWGQVRDLPDVPAEGTFHDWYRKHRLNTAEAGDNE; encoded by the coding sequence ATGGCGAGTGATAACGGTGCGAATGCGACGAGTGAGGCCCAGCCGCGGCCGGCCAAGCCGGGCGCTGGCAAGCGTGTCGATCATGCAGCGGGTGCACGGCAGTTTCTCGCGGCCACCGAGCATGCGGAATCGCACGACGAACGCGTTTGGGCGATGCGCCAGCGCCGCGACGCCGCGGTTGAGACCATTCCGGAATGGGAGGAATTGCGCGATCTGGCCAGCCAGATCAAAACTCACGCGTTAACCCACCTCGACGAATATCTGGAACAGTTCGAGGCCAACGCGAAAGCCAACGGCATCCACGTGCATTGGGCCGCCGACGCCGCTGACCATAACCGTATCGTCCACGAGATTTTTCAAGAAAACGGTGTGCAGCGGGTCATCAAGTCCAAGTCGATGCTGATGGAGGAGTGCGGTTTTCGCCAGTACATGGACGCCGCGGGCTTCGATATGATCGAGACCGATCTCGGCGAGCGCATCCAACAATTGGATGACGAAGACCCCAGCCATGTCGTGGTGCCCGCTGTGCACAAGATGCGCTCGGACGTCTCGCAGGTGTTTTCAAAAACACTGGACTCGGATCCGGGCAACGACGACGCCCACTATCTGACCGAACACCAGCGTCAGGCCACGCGGCCGTTGATTTTGGATGCCGACGCCGGCATGACTGGCGCCAACTTCGCAATCGCCGAAACCGGTGGTTTTGTCGTCTGCACCAACGAAGGCAACGCCGACCTATCGGCTAATGTGCCCAATCTGCACGTGGCCAGTATTGGCATTGAAAAGGTCGTGCCCCGCGTCGAGGACATGGGTGTGTTCATCCGCATGCTTTCGCGTTCCGCGCTCGGCAGCCCAATCACGCAGTACACGTCGCATTTCCGCGGGCCGAAGCCGGGCGGTGAGACACATATCGTGCTGGTCGACAATGGTCGCTCCGAACGGCTCGGAAGCGAGAAGTTCTGGAGCGCGCTCAAGTGCATTCGTTGCGGCGCCTGCATGAACACCTGCCCCGTGTTCCGGCGCTCCGGCGGGTTGTCATACGGTGCGACTTATACGGGGCCGCTCGGATTGATCCTGGACCCGAGCATCGATGCCCGTCGCTATTCCAACCTGCCGTTTGCGAGCACGCTAAACGGCAGTTGCACCAACGTCTGCCCGGTCAAGATCAACATCCACGAACAGATCTTCGAGTGGCGTAAAGTGTTGGCCGAGGACAAACAGGTTCCCTGGACGAAGCGGTCCTCGCTGGCTGCTGCGGGGCGTGTGCTAGCTTCACCGAAAAGCTACCGTGCCGCACTCAAAACGGCCCATTCCGCGCTGCACTATCTGCCCGATTGGGCGATCTACAATCGATTGAATGCCTGGGGTCAGGTTCGCGATCTGCCTGATGTGCCCGCCGAAGGCACGTTTCACGACTGGTACCGCAAGCATCGTCTTAATACAGCCGAAGCCGGTGATAACGAATGA
- a CDS encoding LUD domain-containing protein: MSARADILAAIRANKPGFSGPAPDIPNHDDGYPCDAADLRALFVGAMEQMGGAWVEPASDETLTATVHRALGDRLDAGSCIASNIAEIPGDRRVCEADTSASLNDVDVALLRARFGVAETGSVCFTEHELVVNAVAYLAQHLVVLLDPSEIVTNLHRAYQRDDYKTARYTVFHTGPSATADIEGVLVRGAQGVRSLTVVPAVDQAPTPGG; the protein is encoded by the coding sequence ATGAGTGCTCGCGCCGATATCTTGGCTGCCATTCGTGCCAACAAGCCCGGATTTTCAGGCCCGGCACCGGACATCCCGAACCACGATGACGGCTACCCATGTGACGCGGCCGATCTGCGGGCGCTCTTTGTCGGCGCGATGGAACAAATGGGTGGTGCCTGGGTTGAGCCAGCAAGTGACGAAACGTTGACCGCAACCGTGCACCGCGCGTTGGGCGATAGGCTCGATGCCGGTAGCTGCATCGCGTCGAATATTGCTGAAATACCCGGCGATCGACGTGTGTGCGAAGCCGATACCTCGGCCAGCCTGAACGATGTGGACGTCGCTCTGCTACGGGCCCGCTTCGGCGTCGCCGAGACTGGCAGTGTTTGCTTTACCGAACACGAGTTGGTCGTCAACGCGGTCGCGTATCTAGCCCAGCATTTGGTTGTTCTGCTCGATCCGAGCGAGATCGTCACCAATCTACATCGCGCCTATCAGCGCGACGACTACAAAACCGCCCGCTACACTGTCTTCCATACCGGCCCATCGGCGACTGCGGATATCGAAGGCGTGCTGGTGCGCGGTGCTCAAGGCGTGCGCTCACTGACAGTTGTTCCGGCAGTTGATCAGGCACCGACCCCAGGTGGATGA
- a CDS encoding dienelactone hydrolase family protein, which translates to MARAIEISSDDGMIDAHVFTPGSASGAYPGIVLFPDIGGVRSSYYDKAQIIADGGYAVLMPNIYYRDVTGPAVPAGKSFRDDDVRPTLFEYAGRLTPEAQKRDTTALLAAIEREPEFQGTPIGVVGYCLTGGFALRMAADHPADVAAAAGFHAANLAVADDDASPVHIVDRIGARVFLGHADGDALMPPEQIARLDEALAASAVDFTTELFKGAGHGYTANDAPVYNRGGDARHYKRLFTLLDETIA; encoded by the coding sequence ATGGCGCGCGCAATCGAAATCTCCAGCGACGACGGCATGATCGATGCCCACGTCTTTACGCCGGGTAGCGCCAGCGGCGCCTATCCCGGTATCGTGCTGTTTCCCGATATTGGCGGGGTGCGGTCGTCGTATTACGACAAGGCTCAGATCATCGCCGACGGCGGCTACGCGGTGCTAATGCCCAACATTTATTACCGCGACGTTACCGGGCCGGCCGTGCCCGCAGGCAAGTCATTTCGCGACGACGATGTGCGGCCGACGCTTTTCGAGTATGCCGGGCGGTTGACGCCCGAGGCACAAAAGCGTGATACCACCGCGCTGTTGGCGGCGATCGAGCGTGAGCCGGAATTCCAGGGCACGCCGATCGGCGTGGTTGGCTATTGTTTGACCGGTGGTTTTGCGCTTCGCATGGCGGCGGATCATCCGGCGGATGTGGCCGCAGCAGCCGGTTTTCATGCGGCCAATCTGGCAGTTGCTGACGACGACGCCAGCCCGGTCCATATCGTGGATCGTATCGGCGCGCGTGTATTTCTGGGCCATGCCGACGGCGATGCGTTGATGCCGCCCGAGCAGATCGCGCGCCTGGACGAAGCATTGGCTGCGTCGGCGGTCGATTTCACTACCGAGTTGTTCAAGGGCGCCGGGCATGGGTATACGGCGAACGATGCGCCGGTTTACAACAGGGGGGGCGACGCGCGCCACTACAAACGTCTGTTTACGTTGCTCGACGAAACAATCGCTTGA
- a CDS encoding DNA ligase, with product MIGAGRRLAVCVLLVMLAHTAAAASPPPVELVDDYTDGLDLSKFWVSEKYDGVRGYWDGERLLTRGGQVIHAPAWFTQGWPDQPMDGELWVGYGRFAAASGIARSEQSSDKAWHKVSYRVFDLPAHSGDFNARVPAIRRVVATIDQPWVVAIRQFHVPTQAALEAALERIHARGGEGLVLHRGDAPYRAGRHVGLYKLKPYRDAEARVVGYNPGEGRLDGMMGSLEVETPDGRRFAIGTGFSDDERADPPPIGSWVTYRFNGRTSTGLPRFARFLHRRPGGPPPEVGPVEDKSH from the coding sequence ATGATCGGCGCCGGCCGGCGACTTGCGGTGTGTGTTTTGTTGGTGATGCTGGCGCACACCGCGGCTGCCGCTTCGCCACCGCCCGTGGAATTGGTCGACGACTATACGGATGGTCTCGATCTATCGAAATTCTGGGTTAGCGAAAAATACGACGGCGTCCGGGGCTACTGGGATGGCGAGCGTTTGTTAACCCGCGGTGGCCAGGTCATTCATGCGCCGGCATGGTTTACCCAGGGTTGGCCGGATCAGCCGATGGATGGCGAGCTCTGGGTTGGTTACGGGCGCTTTGCGGCGGCCTCGGGTATCGCTCGCAGCGAGCAGTCCAGCGATAAGGCGTGGCATAAGGTTAGTTACCGCGTGTTCGACTTACCCGCGCACAGCGGCGATTTCAATGCGCGTGTGCCAGCCATCCGCCGCGTCGTCGCGACAATCGATCAGCCGTGGGTTGTTGCCATACGCCAGTTTCATGTGCCGACCCAAGCTGCGTTAGAGGCCGCGCTCGAACGTATCCACGCACGCGGCGGCGAAGGATTGGTGCTGCATCGCGGTGATGCGCCGTATCGAGCCGGGCGCCATGTAGGCCTTTATAAGCTCAAACCCTACCGCGACGCCGAAGCGCGCGTCGTTGGCTATAACCCTGGCGAAGGTCGGCTCGACGGCATGATGGGGTCGCTGGAAGTCGAAACGCCCGACGGCCGGCGCTTTGCCATTGGCACGGGATTTAGCGACGATGAACGCGCTGATCCGCCGCCAATTGGCAGTTGGGTCACGTATCGCTTCAATGGGCGCACGAGCACCGGTCTGCCACGGTTTGCGCGATTTTTGCATCGTCGGCCGGGTGGCCCGCCGCCAGAGGTTGGTCCTGTGGAGGACAAATCGCACTGA
- a CDS encoding RNA-binding protein: MAKAKRNEQSPSSPKARIDRWLWAARFFKTRGLAHSAIKGGKVELNGTKAKPASGVGPGDRLHITKDQQMFEVDVQAISEQRGPATEAEKLYTETQASHDRREREAAARRATRHTTPTPQGRPDRKQRRALRQFKQNH; the protein is encoded by the coding sequence ATGGCGAAAGCAAAGCGCAACGAGCAGTCACCCTCGTCCCCAAAAGCCCGCATTGATCGTTGGCTCTGGGCCGCACGCTTTTTCAAGACGCGCGGTCTGGCGCATAGCGCGATTAAGGGCGGCAAGGTCGAGCTGAATGGCACAAAAGCCAAGCCCGCCAGCGGCGTTGGCCCGGGTGACCGGCTTCATATCACCAAAGACCAACAGATGTTCGAGGTCGATGTGCAGGCGATCAGCGAACAGCGCGGCCCGGCGACTGAGGCCGAAAAGCTATACACCGAAACCCAGGCCAGCCACGACCGTCGCGAACGCGAAGCTGCTGCGCGGCGGGCGACACGGCATACCACGCCAACACCACAGGGCCGCCCCGATCGGAAACAGCGCCGGGCGCTGCGACAATTCAAGCAAAATCATTAG
- a CDS encoding DUF3634 family protein, whose translation MFGRFKLNYRLRIEATGARVIVGRPTPAFVRAVREIAQLHKIERGEIDCRGTGANARLRFSRDFPDRGRQAIRNVWQEPTAPAPTPGRRANG comes from the coding sequence GTGTTCGGCCGCTTCAAACTGAATTACAGACTGCGGATCGAGGCTACGGGCGCTCGCGTTATTGTTGGGCGGCCGACGCCGGCGTTTGTGCGCGCGGTTCGCGAGATCGCGCAGCTCCATAAGATTGAGCGCGGCGAGATCGATTGCCGCGGTACCGGTGCCAACGCGCGACTTCGTTTTTCGCGCGATTTTCCGGACCGTGGCCGTCAGGCGATCCGCAACGTTTGGCAGGAACCGACCGCGCCGGCACCGACGCCTGGGCGTCGCGCCAACGGCTGA